A region of Longimicrobium sp. DNA encodes the following proteins:
- a CDS encoding serine hydrolase domain-containing protein, with amino-acid sequence MNGHRRQADAKSLLIATTVATLVYGAAIAGSTRAAASVDAAAVTRSLAATATAPRSDVAAAHQAKKTRKLELAPLSQAEAAVLAQVNAGAFPGAALAVGREDQPVLERGIGRIGWSSSAARVDPDRTVYDLASLTKVVATTPAVMLLVEDGKMDLDAPVIRYLPEFGGGARDRVTIRQLLTHSSGLPAGVELDAGTPEGNWKQLLRTPLVHAPGEAVVYSDVGMNVLFAAAQRAAGEPLYGLLDRRVYGPLKMRRTTYLPGEGCQTCAPTLRDENDAPVQGLVHDPIARRLGGVAGNAGLFSTAHDLGRFAAMMANGGELDGVRIFREETVRMFAGRQVETRALGWDTPGPNGSGGFGARASKDSFGHTGFTGTSIWIDPERHTWTVLLSNRVYQPRAPNTIMALRRKVNDRVAIAADDFDIHVPAAD; translated from the coding sequence ATGAACGGACACCGTCGTCAGGCAGACGCGAAGTCACTGCTGATCGCCACCACCGTGGCTACGCTGGTGTACGGCGCCGCCATCGCGGGAAGCACCCGCGCGGCCGCTTCCGTGGACGCGGCCGCCGTCACGCGCAGCCTGGCCGCAACCGCCACGGCGCCGCGCTCCGACGTCGCGGCTGCGCACCAGGCGAAGAAGACGCGCAAGCTGGAGCTGGCCCCGCTGAGCCAGGCCGAGGCCGCCGTGCTGGCGCAGGTGAACGCCGGTGCCTTTCCCGGCGCCGCGCTGGCCGTGGGGCGCGAGGACCAGCCGGTGCTGGAGCGCGGAATCGGCCGCATCGGCTGGAGCTCGTCGGCTGCGCGGGTGGACCCGGACCGCACCGTGTACGACCTGGCCTCGCTCACCAAGGTCGTTGCCACCACGCCGGCGGTGATGCTGCTGGTGGAGGACGGGAAGATGGACCTCGACGCGCCCGTCATCCGCTATCTCCCCGAGTTCGGCGGCGGCGCCCGGGACCGCGTCACCATCCGCCAGCTGCTCACGCACTCGTCCGGGCTCCCGGCGGGCGTGGAGCTGGACGCGGGCACGCCGGAGGGCAACTGGAAGCAGCTCCTGCGCACGCCGCTGGTGCACGCGCCCGGCGAGGCGGTGGTGTACAGCGACGTGGGGATGAACGTGCTCTTCGCCGCCGCCCAGCGCGCCGCGGGCGAGCCGCTGTACGGGCTGCTGGACCGGCGCGTGTACGGCCCGCTGAAGATGCGCAGGACCACGTACCTTCCCGGCGAGGGGTGCCAGACCTGCGCCCCCACGCTGCGCGACGAGAACGACGCGCCGGTGCAGGGGCTGGTGCACGACCCCATCGCCCGGCGCCTGGGCGGCGTGGCGGGAAACGCGGGGCTCTTCTCCACCGCGCACGACCTGGGTCGCTTCGCCGCGATGATGGCCAACGGCGGCGAGCTGGACGGCGTCCGCATCTTCCGCGAGGAGACGGTGCGGATGTTCGCCGGGCGCCAGGTGGAGACGCGCGCGCTGGGATGGGACACGCCGGGCCCCAACGGCAGCGGCGGGTTCGGGGCCAGGGCGTCGAAGGACTCGTTCGGCCACACCGGCTTCACGGGCACCTCCATCTGGATCGACCCCGAGCGCCACACGTGGACGGTGCTTCTCTCGAACCGCGTCTATCAGCCGCGCGCGCCCAACACCATCATGGCGTTGCGCCGCAAGGTGAACGACCGCGTAGCCATCGCCGCCGACGACTTCGACATCCACGTCCCCGCGGCGGACTGA
- a CDS encoding DUF7309 domain-containing protein, with product MERDRAAGRTLRLVGGGRVPGEERWNLAARAAEAWDADVVPLQGTFREDPDAAPAILLVGAAGFVLAADVLAQRPVDVAGRARAVSEAVLTAGRTVGVLPPALHVRDEALVEALAPGLEPRGIAVAAAPMPELDEAIFKALRHIEEDGPAAYMSRPDTWRETEATPEEIAAFHAAAAAFHRAAPWLHVDDTVALELTFDDGQTFIAAVMGGAGIDFGLSLYSDPADIEDLYESFDGEDPMETVRRMRGFTVTVSFDRRSHLSRAMQREVARAGWEIDGPGGYPEIYGMRLPGFRVTAGHVRMMTGALAAVTREVCGDAAVEGIREILEMADVSIATVDELDDDDPGLPWPALEVAHPIGPVGPNADPGAALRNIWASGLDAYEELRAHELARVGRFEAWLAARGLSKAAQRRHLRNARVWSEYLAGMEVSAGAATEFDLRTYLYDWFPRKETLPKDVERALDDSLRTFFGWLEAEEGIGYPWAAGVLAERADVALERGAAPEGGFWDDEVMDWRGMLWADFDRRAFLHDSELPGTRDGWPTLMNNEVARLRNEVQRRWLVWYDEAVRGGVTEPEELRDTLALRQRGWENTPHPQLGGHTPRQVVTEYERQPVEPGFADLFGKER from the coding sequence ATGGAGCGCGACCGGGCCGCCGGCCGGACGCTGCGCCTGGTGGGCGGCGGGCGCGTGCCCGGCGAGGAGCGGTGGAACCTGGCCGCCCGCGCCGCGGAGGCGTGGGATGCGGACGTGGTTCCGCTCCAGGGCACCTTCCGCGAGGACCCGGACGCCGCTCCCGCGATCCTCCTCGTTGGCGCGGCGGGGTTCGTCCTGGCCGCCGACGTGCTGGCCCAGCGGCCCGTGGACGTGGCCGGGCGCGCACGGGCCGTGTCCGAGGCCGTGCTGACCGCGGGGCGCACGGTGGGCGTGCTGCCGCCGGCGCTGCACGTGCGCGACGAGGCCCTGGTCGAAGCGCTGGCACCGGGGCTGGAGCCGCGCGGCATCGCGGTGGCGGCGGCGCCCATGCCGGAGCTGGACGAGGCGATTTTCAAGGCGCTGCGGCACATCGAGGAAGACGGCCCCGCGGCGTACATGTCGCGCCCCGACACCTGGCGCGAGACCGAGGCCACGCCAGAGGAGATCGCGGCCTTCCACGCCGCGGCCGCCGCGTTCCACCGCGCCGCGCCCTGGCTGCACGTGGACGACACCGTCGCGCTGGAGCTGACCTTCGACGACGGGCAGACGTTCATTGCCGCGGTGATGGGGGGCGCGGGGATCGACTTCGGGCTGTCGCTCTACTCGGATCCCGCCGACATCGAGGACCTGTACGAGAGCTTCGACGGGGAAGACCCGATGGAGACGGTGCGCCGGATGCGCGGGTTCACCGTCACCGTGAGCTTCGACCGCCGCTCGCACCTGTCGCGCGCCATGCAGCGCGAGGTGGCCCGGGCCGGGTGGGAGATCGACGGTCCCGGCGGGTATCCCGAGATCTACGGGATGCGCCTGCCGGGCTTTCGCGTGACGGCCGGGCACGTCCGCATGATGACGGGCGCGCTGGCGGCGGTGACGCGCGAGGTGTGCGGCGATGCGGCCGTCGAGGGGATCCGGGAGATCCTGGAGATGGCGGACGTGAGCATCGCGACGGTCGACGAGCTGGACGACGACGATCCCGGGCTCCCCTGGCCGGCGCTGGAGGTGGCGCACCCGATCGGGCCGGTGGGGCCGAACGCCGATCCCGGGGCCGCGCTGCGGAACATCTGGGCGAGCGGGCTGGACGCGTACGAGGAGCTGCGCGCGCACGAGCTGGCGCGGGTGGGGCGTTTCGAGGCGTGGCTGGCCGCGCGCGGGCTTTCGAAGGCCGCGCAGCGGCGGCACCTGCGCAACGCGCGGGTCTGGAGCGAGTACCTGGCCGGGATGGAGGTGTCCGCCGGGGCCGCCACCGAGTTCGACCTGCGCACGTACCTCTACGACTGGTTCCCGCGGAAGGAGACGCTGCCGAAGGACGTGGAGCGCGCGCTGGACGATTCGCTGCGCACGTTCTTCGGCTGGCTGGAGGCGGAGGAGGGGATCGGCTACCCGTGGGCGGCCGGGGTGCTGGCGGAGCGCGCCGACGTGGCGCTCGAGCGCGGCGCGGCGCCGGAGGGCGGGTTCTGGGACGACGAGGTGATGGACTGGCGGGGGATGCTGTGGGCCGACTTCGACCGGCGGGCGTTCCTGCACGACTCCGAGTTGCCGGGAACGCGGGACGGCTGGCCCACGCTGATGAACAACGAGGTCGCGAGGCTCCGCAACGAAGTGCAGCGGCGGTGGCTGGTCTGGTACGACGAGGCGGTGCGCGGCGGCGTGACGGAGCCGGAAGAGCTGCGCGACACCCTCGCCCTGCGGCAGCGCGGGTGGGAGAACACGCCGCACCCGCAACTGGGCGGACACACGCCGCGCCAGGTCGTCACCGAGTACGAGCGGCAGCCCGTGGAACCCGGGTTCGCGGATCTGTTCGGCAAGGAGCGGTGA
- a CDS encoding AcvB/VirJ family lysyl-phosphatidylglycerol hydrolase — translation MRLTRLLNATRKLLRRASDERPRALRHLPLVEERAPEPGRTIAFVFTGDGNWAMLIRGLARELAKHGISSVGLKARTYLLLRKRPDRVARDVEAVLRHYLRAWNADSVVLVGLSRGADLLPFVARRIPPELRDRVRLMALFSPARMASFRFHWGDLAGYHERQTDVPVIPELQALRGIPVLVVNGTEDPAALAPDLPPGLAEIVLLDAGHNLARDHLTAAELILERLRDGEEGFAQAAGA, via the coding sequence GTGCGCCTCACCAGGCTGCTGAACGCCACACGGAAGCTGCTCCGCCGCGCGAGCGACGAGCGGCCGCGCGCGCTGCGCCATCTGCCGCTGGTGGAGGAGCGCGCACCGGAGCCGGGGCGCACCATCGCCTTCGTCTTCACGGGAGATGGGAACTGGGCGATGCTCATCCGCGGCCTCGCACGCGAGCTGGCGAAGCACGGGATCAGCAGCGTGGGGCTGAAGGCGCGCACGTATCTCCTGCTGCGCAAGCGTCCCGACCGCGTGGCGCGGGATGTCGAAGCGGTGCTGCGGCACTACCTGCGGGCGTGGAATGCGGATTCGGTCGTTCTCGTCGGCCTTTCGCGCGGCGCGGACCTGCTGCCGTTCGTCGCGCGGCGGATCCCGCCCGAGCTGCGCGATCGGGTGCGGCTGATGGCGCTCTTCTCCCCCGCGCGGATGGCCAGCTTCCGCTTCCACTGGGGCGACCTGGCCGGCTACCACGAGCGCCAGACCGACGTTCCCGTCATCCCCGAGCTGCAGGCGCTGCGCGGCATCCCCGTCCTGGTGGTGAACGGCACGGAAGACCCCGCCGCGCTGGCTCCCGATCTTCCCCCCGGCCTCGCCGAGATCGTGTTGCTCGACGCCGGCCACAACCTCGCCCGCGACCACCTCACCGCCGCCGAGCTCATCCTCGAGCGGCTGAGGGACGGTGAAGAAGGGTTCGCCCAGGCCGCAGGCGCGTAG